A stretch of the Fusobacterium varium genome encodes the following:
- the rlmN gene encoding 23S rRNA (adenine(2503)-C(2))-methyltransferase RlmN has product MSEKINLLNLNQQELEELVISLGMKKFYGKQIFNWLHKKIVRDLNEITNLSLKDRELLAEKAYIPFLNLLKQQVSKIDKTEKFLFKLEDGNTIETVLLRHKDKRNTLCISSQVGCPVKCAFCATGQDGFVRNLDVNEIINQVYTVERRLIKQGSNINNIVFMGMGEPLLNLSNVLKALDILSNENGINISKRKITISTSGIVPNIEKILLEKLPVELAISLHSAINAKRDTIIPVNRSYPLEDLYAILQEYQRQTKRRISFEYIMINDFNVSDIDANALADFVHEFDHVVNLIPYNPVAGTEFERPSEKKIDKFFTFLKDVRKVNVTLRREKGTDIDGACGQLRQKAPKK; this is encoded by the coding sequence ATGTCAGAAAAAATTAATTTATTAAATTTAAATCAACAAGAGCTGGAGGAATTAGTAATTTCCCTTGGAATGAAAAAATTTTACGGGAAGCAAATATTTAACTGGCTTCATAAAAAAATAGTAAGAGATCTTAATGAAATAACAAATCTTTCACTTAAAGACAGAGAGCTTTTAGCTGAAAAAGCATATATACCATTTTTAAATCTTTTGAAACAGCAGGTATCTAAAATTGATAAAACAGAAAAATTCCTTTTTAAACTTGAAGATGGAAATACTATTGAAACTGTATTATTAAGACATAAAGATAAAAGAAATACTCTATGTATATCATCACAGGTAGGATGCCCTGTAAAATGTGCTTTTTGTGCAACTGGACAAGATGGGTTTGTAAGAAATCTTGATGTAAATGAAATAATCAATCAGGTATATACTGTAGAGAGAAGACTTATAAAACAAGGAAGCAATATAAATAATATAGTTTTCATGGGAATGGGAGAGCCTTTGCTTAATCTTTCCAATGTATTAAAAGCTCTTGATATACTTTCTAATGAAAATGGAATAAATATTTCTAAAAGAAAAATAACTATATCAACATCAGGAATAGTACCTAATATAGAAAAAATCTTATTGGAAAAACTTCCTGTTGAGCTTGCTATATCACTTCATAGTGCAATAAATGCAAAAAGAGATACAATAATTCCTGTAAACAGAAGTTATCCTCTTGAGGATCTTTATGCAATATTGCAGGAATATCAAAGACAGACTAAACGTAGAATAAGTTTTGAGTATATAATGATCAATGATTTTAATGTTTCAGATATAGATGCTAATGCATTGGCTGACTTTGTACATGAATTTGATCATGTGGTAAATCTTATCCCATATAATCCTGTGGCTGGAACAGAATTTGAAAGACCTTCTGAAAAGAAAATAGATAAATTCTTTACTTTCCTGAAAGATGTAAGAAAAGTAAATGTC
- a CDS encoding threonine/alanine-tRNA synthetase, with translation MKAEVLNCEKIKEGYIIKLSDGNGSFYIDGKGGQLGDRGTIGESIVLEVRDGSIVIDREITLGEHEYTINAERRKDIACQHTAQHLFSALAYNDYQLNTVGFRMAEEYTSVDLDSNTISEETIKELENKANEVIRKAIELKIYTLNHEEALKIEGLRKAIKDKVTGDVRFVEIPDIDLGACAGFHVENTKDIKLFKILSYEKIKGNYTRFFFIAGDRAIKDYAFKHELSKELCHIFSCKDYEILTMLNKSLEEKKKTETEMKMIASEFAELLGEKLMREAEEINGYKFIICTGDKVTVQYLPRYVTPEDYILIAGSEDSYSIISNRINCKEFLKELTSSNVNIKGGGNQIKGNFKGKISKEELKKQLETFLNKL, from the coding sequence ATGAAAGCTGAAGTTTTAAACTGTGAAAAAATTAAAGAAGGATATATAATAAAATTAAGTGATGGAAATGGTTCTTTTTACATAGATGGAAAAGGGGGACAATTAGGAGACAGAGGGACAATAGGAGAGAGTATTGTTCTTGAAGTCAGAGATGGAAGTATAGTGATTGATAGAGAAATAACTCTGGGAGAACATGAGTATACTATCAATGCAGAAAGAAGAAAAGATATAGCCTGTCAGCATACAGCTCAGCATCTTTTTTCAGCTCTTGCATATAATGACTATCAATTAAATACTGTAGGTTTTAGAATGGCAGAAGAATATACTTCAGTAGATTTAGATTCTAATACAATATCAGAAGAAACTATAAAAGAACTGGAAAATAAGGCGAATGAAGTTATAAGAAAAGCTATAGAATTGAAAATATATACACTTAACCATGAAGAAGCTCTAAAAATAGAAGGATTGAGAAAAGCTATTAAAGATAAAGTAACTGGAGATGTAAGATTTGTAGAAATACCAGATATTGATTTAGGGGCTTGTGCTGGTTTTCATGTTGAAAATACAAAGGATATAAAACTGTTTAAAATATTATCTTATGAAAAAATAAAAGGAAATTACACAAGATTCTTTTTTATAGCTGGAGATAGAGCTATAAAAGATTACGCTTTTAAACATGAGTTATCAAAAGAACTGTGTCATATATTCAGCTGTAAAGATTATGAAATTCTCACAATGCTGAACAAAAGCCTGGAAGAAAAGAAAAAAACTGAAACAGAAATGAAAATGATTGCTTCTGAATTTGCTGAGCTTTTAGGAGAAAAACTGATGAGAGAGGCAGAGGAAATAAATGGGTATAAATTTATTATATGTACAGGAGATAAGGTAACAGTGCAGTATCTGCCAAGATATGTAACTCCAGAAGATTATATATTGATAGCAGGAAGTGAGGACAGCTATTCAATCATTTCAAACAGGATTAATTGTAAAGAGTTCTTAAAGGAATTAACTTCATCTAATGTCAATATTAAAGGTGGAGGAAATCAGATAAAGGGAAATTTCAAAGGAAAAATATCAAAAGAAGAGTTGAAAAAACAACTTGAAACTTTTCTTAATAAGTTGTAA
- a CDS encoding putative hydrolase, which produces MKNKKLYLFDIDGTLILGNKPLDGAEKIIKEIREKGKKLMLFTNNSSRTREEYVEKFRKMDIEILEEEIVTAGYMLGEYLIEKKDNPSVFLVGTKSLKKLLEDMGVKVIEEPQKVNGKYNVDYVAVALDSELNYQKIVTACELLSEGAEYLAANPDFVYPVEGGKFLPDCGAICKMLEYAVKRKPLFLGKPSREILDYCIKKNGVSKGETVIIGDRLYTDIACGYDNGCDTILVLTGESKKEDVKDSPYKPDFILESIKDIEI; this is translated from the coding sequence ATGAAAAATAAAAAATTATATTTATTTGATATTGATGGAACACTTATTTTGGGAAATAAACCTTTAGATGGAGCAGAAAAGATAATTAAAGAAATAAGAGAAAAAGGTAAAAAACTTATGTTATTCACCAATAATTCTTCAAGAACAAGAGAAGAATATGTAGAAAAATTTAGAAAAATGGATATTGAAATTTTAGAAGAGGAGATAGTTACTGCTGGATACATGCTTGGAGAATATCTAATTGAAAAAAAAGATAATCCATCAGTATTCTTAGTAGGAACTAAATCTTTAAAAAAACTTTTGGAAGATATGGGAGTAAAAGTAATAGAGGAGCCTCAAAAAGTTAATGGCAAATATAATGTTGATTATGTAGCAGTTGCATTGGATAGCGAATTAAATTATCAAAAAATTGTAACTGCCTGTGAGTTACTTAGTGAAGGAGCAGAATATCTGGCTGCTAATCCAGATTTTGTTTATCCAGTAGAGGGTGGGAAATTTCTTCCTGATTGTGGTGCAATATGTAAAATGCTGGAATATGCAGTTAAAAGAAAACCTCTTTTTTTAGGAAAACCTTCAAGGGAAATATTAGATTATTGTATTAAGAAAAATGGAGTTTCTAAAGGGGAAACTGTAATAATAGGAGACAGATTATATACTGATATAGCCTGTGGTTATGATAATGGCTGTGATACTATTCTGGTTTTGACTGGAGAGAGCAAAAAAGAAGATGTGAAGGACAGTCCGTATAAGCCTGACTTCATATTGGAAAGTATAAAAGATATAGAAATATAA
- a CDS encoding 23S rRNA pseudouridine synthase, with protein MINKSKKNTVFKVEEKNELMNFLIEKMPEKSRTSIKSLLTKRKVFVGNDVVSQYNHPLLPGQTVTVDWGKVTIETTMKGVSIIFEDNDILVVEKENGILSIATDNEREKTAYNMLKDYLKNKDPKNKIFVVHRLDRDTSGIMIFAKTEKAQDILQTTWNDSVKERTYIALVEGAVQKEKDTIISYLQENKAFITYSSQNPKEGKKAISHYKVLKKNKNYSLLEVNIETGRKNQIRVHMQDIGHSVVGDKKYGSGKSPINRLGLHANTIVFVHPVTKEVLHFSSKIPAVFTKIFN; from the coding sequence ATGATAAATAAAAGCAAAAAAAATACTGTGTTTAAAGTTGAAGAAAAAAATGAGTTAATGAACTTTTTAATAGAAAAAATGCCAGAAAAAAGTCGTACAAGTATAAAATCTCTTCTTACTAAAAGAAAGGTTTTTGTTGGAAATGATGTTGTTTCCCAATATAATCATCCGCTTCTTCCAGGTCAAACTGTCACTGTTGACTGGGGAAAAGTAACTATTGAAACAACTATGAAAGGAGTTTCTATCATTTTTGAAGATAATGACATCCTTGTGGTAGAAAAAGAAAATGGTATTCTCTCTATTGCAACTGATAATGAGAGAGAAAAAACTGCATATAATATGCTTAAAGATTATTTAAAAAATAAGGATCCTAAAAATAAAATATTTGTTGTACATCGTTTAGACAGAGATACTTCTGGAATTATGATATTTGCTAAAACAGAAAAAGCTCAGGATATACTTCAAACTACTTGGAACGATTCTGTAAAAGAGAGGACATATATTGCATTAGTTGAAGGAGCTGTTCAAAAAGAAAAAGATACTATAATATCTTATTTACAGGAAAATAAAGCTTTTATAACTTATTCAAGTCAGAATCCCAAAGAAGGTAAAAAAGCTATTTCCCACTATAAAGTTTTGAAAAAGAATAAAAACTATTCTCTTCTTGAAGTAAACATAGAAACAGGAAGAAAAAATCAAATTCGTGTACATATGCAGGATATTGGCCACAGTGTAGTGGGAGATAAAAAATACGGTTCTGGTAAAAGTCCCATCAATCGTCTAGGACTACATGCTAATACCATTGTTTTCGTTCACCCTGTCACTAAAGAAGTCTTACATTTCTCAAGTAAGATTCCTGCAGTTTTTACAAAAATATTTAATTAA
- a CDS encoding nitroreductase, translating to MSDISKMLLEKSKKRHTYRQFLEEPVDIDIIKDCIMTAATAPSGADKQPWHFSIVIDPIMKEKIREESEKIEKEFYDSKITKEWQEDLNKLTLTWKKPFLTQAPCLIVIFKEFYKENKDGTLDKNYYVNESIGISIGFLINALHNAGYASLTYTPAPMIFLRDLLKRPAGETPVMILVVGKADPNYSLPILTKKTFEEIAEII from the coding sequence ATGTCTGATATTTCAAAAATGTTATTAGAAAAATCTAAAAAACGTCATACTTATCGTCAATTTTTAGAAGAGCCTGTAGATATTGATATAATCAAAGATTGTATCATGACTGCTGCGACTGCTCCAAGTGGTGCAGATAAACAGCCTTGGCATTTCTCAATAGTTATTGATCCAATTATGAAAGAGAAAATAAGAGAAGAAAGTGAAAAAATAGAAAAAGAATTTTATGACTCTAAAATTACTAAGGAATGGCAGGAAGATTTAAATAAATTGACACTTACATGGAAAAAACCTTTCCTTACTCAGGCTCCCTGTCTTATTGTCATATTTAAAGAATTTTATAAAGAAAATAAAGACGGAACTTTAGATAAAAATTATTATGTCAATGAATCTATTGGTATTTCCATCGGTTTTCTTATTAATGCACTTCATAATGCTGGATATGCCAGCCTCACATATACTCCAGCTCCTATGATCTTTTTGAGAGACTTGTTAAAAAGACCAGCTGGTGAGACTCCAGTTATGATATTAGTTGTTGGAAAAGCTGATCCAAACTATTCTCTTCCTATTTTAACAAAAAAAACATTTGAAGAAATAGCTGAAATAATTTAA